From a region of the Cyclopterus lumpus isolate fCycLum1 chromosome 5, fCycLum1.pri, whole genome shotgun sequence genome:
- the LOC117731316 gene encoding LOW QUALITY PROTEIN: 25-hydroxyvitamin D-1 alpha hydroxylase, mitochondrial-like (The sequence of the model RefSeq protein was modified relative to this genomic sequence to represent the inferred CDS: deleted 1 base in 1 codon) — MTTVRRMLQQALRVSGRSAFPLVKWMERWAERAPVKPQALRTLDDMPGPSVASFAWDLFARRGLSRLHELQLEGVQRYGPMWKASFGPILTVHVADPALIEQVLRQEGQHPMRSDLSSWKDYRKLRGHNYGLLTSEGEEWQSVRSLLGKHMLRPKAVEAYDKTLNGVVSDLIAKLHLRRRSQGLVSDIGSEFYRFGLEGISSVLFESRIGSLDEVVPEETERFIQSINTMFVMTLLTMAMPKWLHQLFPKPWNIFCQCWDYMFEFAKGHIDQRLTAEAEKVARGEEVEGRYLTYFLSRTGLPMKTVYSNITELLLAGVDTISSTMSWSLYELSRHPEVQASLRDEVLSVLEGRSIPEAKDVACMPLLKATVKEVLRLYPVIPANARVITERDIQVGGYLIPKNTLITLCHFATSRDPAVFSNPDEFQPHRWLNKDQAHHPYASVPFGVGKRSCIGRRIAELELYLALSRILIEFDVKPDPEGISVKPMTRTLLVPENVISLQFIER, encoded by the exons ATGACCACTGTGAGAAGGATGCTGCAACAAGCTCTCAGAGTATCCGGCCGGAGCGCCTTCCCCCTGGTGaagtggatggagaggtgggcTGAGCGCGCGCCCGTCAAGCCGCAGGCACTGAGGACCCTGGACGACATGCCTGGACCGTCGGTCGCCAGCTTCGCCTGGGACTTGTTCGCTAGACGGGGACTGTCACGGCTGCACGAGCTGCAG CTGGAGGGAGTGCAGCGGTATGGGCCCATGTGGAAGGCGAGCTTCGGCCCCATCCTGACAGTTCATGTGGCTGATCCGGCTCTTATTGAGCAGGTTCTGAGGCAGGAGGGCCAGCACCCCATGCGCTCTGACCTTTCCTCCTGGAAGGACTACAGGAAGCTCAGAGGACACAACTATGGACTCCTGACATC TGAGGGGGAGGAGTGGCAGTCGGTGAGGAGTCTCCTGGGGAAGCATATGCTGCGACCTAAAGCAGTTGAAGCTTACGATAAAACCCTCAACGGAGTGGTCAGTGATCTCATTGCAAAACTTCACCTTCGCAGACGCTCTCAGGGCCTCGTCTCTGACATCGGCAGCGAGTTCTATCGCTTTGGCCTTGAGG GCATTTCCTCAGTGTTGTTTGAATCCAGAATCGGTAGCCTGGATGAAGTTGTCCCAGAAGAGACAGAGCGTTTCATCCAGTCCATCAACACCATGTTTGTAATGACGCTTCTCACCATGGCCATGCCAAAGTGGTTGCACCAGCTGTTTCCAAAACCCTGGAACATCTTCTGTCAGTGCTGGGACTACATGTTTGAATTTG CGAAAGGTCACATTGACCAGCGTCTGACGGCCGAAGCAGAGAAGGTTGCCcgtggagaggaggtggagggccGTTACCTCACCTACTTCCTATCGCGGACCGGTCTACCCATGAAGACTGTCTACAGCAACATCACAGAGCTGCTTCTTGCAGGAGTCGACACA ATCTCCAGCACCATGTCCTGGTCATTGTACGAGCTGTCCCGTCACCCCGAGGTG CAGGCATCGCTCCGGGATGAGGTGTTGAGCGTGCTGGAGGGTCGAAGCATACCGGAGGCAAAGGATGTAGCCTGCATGCCTCTCCTGAAAGCAACAGTCAAAGAAGTGCTGAG gttgTACCCCGTTATTCCTGCCAATGCAAGAGTCATTACAGAAAGAGACATCCAGGTTGGAGGCTACCTCATCCCTAAAAAT ACTCTGATTACCCTCTGCCACTTTGCAACATCGCGGGATCCAGCAGTGTTTTCAAACCCAGATGAATTCCAGCCCCATCGATGGTTGAACAAGGACCAGGCTCACCACCCGTATGCCTCTGTACCATTTGGAGTGGGAAAACGCAGCTGCATAGGTCGTCGTATTGCTGAGCTGGAACTCTACCTCGCTCTTTCCAGG ATTCTCATAGAGTTCGATGTGAAGCCGGACCCAGAAGGGATTTCTGTGAAGCCCATGACACGGACGCTTCTGGTTCCTGAAAATGTCATTAGCCTCCAGTTTATTGAACGATGA
- the mcrs1 gene encoding LOW QUALITY PROTEIN: microspherule protein 1 (The sequence of the model RefSeq protein was modified relative to this genomic sequence to represent the inferred CDS: inserted 5 bases in 4 codons; deleted 1 base in 1 codon; substituted 1 base at 1 genomic stop codon) → MQAGDPVVGAAMAGAGAQSRSEDEESLGVKDVKRTATQAFGISXFPKRRSSSRSIKRKKFDDELVESSLVKSSSRVKGPPVIEPVRCSGSEPSSSEKKKVTKSGMALTLPLTMVVNPATITKRVKKSKQPLHITKDLGRWKPTDDLLLINAVLQTTDLTSVHLGVKFSCRFTLREIKERWYALLYDPVISKLAWQAMRQLHPEAIAAIQSKALFSQAEEGLLAKIGSTSQPKLDGFQELLNKHPGVFHPSRTPKSLLVHWQLLKQYYLLDDQSVQPLPKGDQVLNFSDAEQMVDDVKLKESRDEVLEHELMISDRHQKXEIRQLEQELPXWQVLVDSITGMSMPDLTTKTLAALRGRMVRYLMRSREITLGRATKDKPIDVDLSLEGPAWKISRKQGDXSRTLSEIIKLKNNGDFFIANXGRRPIYIDGRPVLSGNKWKLNNNSVVEIAGLRFVFLINLELISLIKAEAAKMTPQ, encoded by the exons ATGCAAGCTGGGGACCCAGTAGTTGGTGCAGCAATGGCAGGTGCTGGTGCTCAGAGTCGGTCGGAGGACGAAGAGTCACTTGGGGTAAAAGATGTAAAAAGGACAGCAACACAAGCGTTTGGCATTAG GTTTCCCAAACGCAGAAGTTCATCCAG ATCAATAAAGAGGAAGAAGTTCGATGATGAATTGGTAGAGAGCAGTCTCGTGAAGTCATCCAGTAGAGTCAAAGGCCCTCCTGTCATAGAGCCTGTCCGCTGTTCAGGGAGTGAACCTTCATctagtgagaaaaaaa AGGTGACAAAATCAGGAATGGCTCTTACACTGCCTCTCACAATGGTAGTTAACCCTGCAACCATCACTAAAAGAGTAAAGAAAAGCAAGCAACCTCTACATATTACTAAAGACTTGGGAAGATGGAAACCCACTGATGACCTTCTACTTATAAATGCAGTATTGCAG ACCACAGACCTGACCTCTGTTCATTTGGGGGTCAAGTTCAGCTGTCGTTTCACATTGCGGGAAATTAAAGAGAGGTGGTACGCTCTCCTCTACGATCCTGTCATCTCGAA GCTGGCATGGCAGGCCATGCGTCAGCTTCACCCAGAGGCTATTGCAGCAATCCAAAGCAAAGCTCTCTTTAGTCAGGCTGAGGAGGGACTGCTAGCTAAGATTGGTTCA ACTAGTCAGCCCAAACTGGATGGGTTCCAGGAGCTTTTAAACAAACACCCCGGTGTCTTTCACCCATCTCGCACCCCCAAGAGCCTGCTGGTACACTGGCAGTTGCTGAAGCAGTACTACCTACTGGATGATCAGAGCG TCCAGCCTCTCCCGAAAGGTGACCAAGTCCTCAACTTCTCTGATGCTGAGCAGATGGTTGATGATGTAAAGTTAAA ggaAAGTAGAGATGAGGTGTTAGAACATG AGCTGATGATTTCTGATCGTCACCAAA AAGAGATCAGACAATTGGAGCAGGAGTTGC CGTGGCAGGTCCTTGTGGACAGTATTACGG gGATGAGCATGCCTGATTTGACAACCAAAACACTGGCAGCGTTACGGGGAAGAATGGTACGCTACCTCATGAGATCGCGAGAG ATTACGTTGGGCAGGGCGACCAAGGACAAACCA ATAGATGTAGATCTGTCGCTAGAGGGACCTGCCTGGAAAATATCAAGAAAACAAGGTGACTAAAGTCGTACGCTGTCG GAAATTATTAAACTCAAGAATAACGGAGACTTCTTCATTGCCA GAGGCAGAAGACCTATTTACATAGATGGCAGACCGGTCTTGTCGGGAAACAAGTGGAAACTCAACAACAACTcagtggtggag ATTGCAGGTCTTCGCTTTGTGTTTCTCATTAACCTGGAACTCATCTCACTTATAAAAGCTGAAGCAGCCAAGATGACGCCGCAGTGA
- the suox gene encoding LOW QUALITY PROTEIN: sulfite oxidase, mitochondrial (The sequence of the model RefSeq protein was modified relative to this genomic sequence to represent the inferred CDS: inserted 1 base in 1 codon; deleted 5 bases in 4 codons), with translation MLLLRRCHSLTRFGLLNTQRLGVAPAVASCAVRLWSSSSEDQRSYQRAHGPSWRHALAGLLAGTGAVLAYGLHHQKAEQEDTIRVQTIEKTSAFPIFSQEEVTSHRSLEDGVWVTYKGGVYDITEFVAMHPGGDKILLAAGGALEPFWALYAVHNQEHVLEMLSEYKVGELSAEDLKKQKTIKTSDPYSSEPERHPVLRINNLKPFNAEPPPEILSDSFITPSAVFFKRNHLPVPQVDPASYQLQVEGLPGGVLTLSLEELKTRFSKHTVTATLQCAGNRRSEMNKVKQVKGLNWGIAAISNATWGGARLRDVLLAAGYRPDVAQRAFHVQFEGLDKDVTGTTYGASIPLNKAVSEEGDVLLAYEMNGVDLPADHGYPVRVVVPGTVGARNVKWLGKIIVSADESSSHWQQNDYKGFSPGTDWDTVDFKSAPAIQELPSQQPSTTPADGAVVDRSLEEVAVKGYAWSGGGREVVRVDVSLDGGNTWQVXQLRSSEKGQAPEPSPPPGRAWAWKLWEVTAPLPTEAQKLEIVCKAVDDSYNMQPDTVAPIWNLRGVLSNAWHRVSVNIREDETEE, from the exons ATGCTGCTTCTCAGACGCTGCCACAGCCTGACTCGATTTGGCCTTCTCAACACTCAAAG GCTTGGAGTGGCACCTGCTGTGGCCTCGTGCGCAGTTCGtctctggagcagcagcagtgaggacCAGAGATCGTACCAGCGTGCCCACGGTCCCAGTTGGAGACATGCTCTGGCAGGGCTGCTGGCTGGTACCGGGGCTGTACTGGCTTATGGCCTCCACCACCAAAAG GCTGAGCAGGAAGACACCATTAGAGTGCAGACAATAGAGAAGACCTCAGCTTTTCCCATCTTCAGCCAGGAAGAGGTCACCAGTCACCGCTCACTGGAAGATGGCGTGTGGGTCACTTACAAAGGGGGTGTCTATGACATCACTGAGTTTGTTGCCATGCACCCTGGTGGGGATAAAATCTTGCTGGCAGCAGGTGGAGCCCTTGAACCCTTTTGGGCACTGTATGCTGTACACAACCAGGAACATGTGCTGGAAATGCTCTCAGAGTATAAG GTTGGTGAGCTGAGTGCAGAAGACCTGAAGAAGCAGAAAACCATTAAGACATCGGATCCCTACTCTTCTGAACCTGAGCGTCACCCCGTCCTGCGCATCAACAACCTCAAGCCCTTCAATGCTGAGCCGCCTCCTGAAATCCTCTCTGACAGCTTCATCACCCCCTCTGCTGTCTTCTTCAAAAGAAACCACCTGCCAGTTCCTCAGGTGGACCCAGCTTCATATCAGCTGCAAGTCGAGGGACTTCCTGGAGGAGTGCTGACGCTGTCTTTAGAAGAGTTGAAGACTCGATTTTCTAAACACACCGTCACTGCTACGCTGCAGTGTGCCGGTAACCGTCGCTCTGAGATGAATAAGGTCAAGCAGGTAAAGGGACTGAACTGGGGTATTGCGGCAATCAGTAATGCAACATGGGGCGGTGCGAGGCTTAGAGATGTGCTGCTGGCTGCTGGATACAGGCCCGATGTGGCCCAGCGGGCTTTCCATGTTCAGTTTGAAGGTCTGGACAAAGACGTGACGGGGACTACCTACGGTGCTTCCATCCCTCTAAACAAGGCAGTTAGTGAGGAAGGAGATGTGTTGCTGGCTTATGAAATGAATGGTGTGGATCTCCCTGCCGACCACGGCTACCCCGTCCGCGTTGTGGTACCAGGCACAGTGGGCGCACGCAATGTTAAATGGCTGGGGAAGATCATAGTGAGTGCAGACGAAAGCAGCAGCCACTGGCAGCAGAACGACTACAAGGGCTTCTCCCCGGGGACGGACTGGGACACAGTGGACTTCAAGTCTGCGCCGGCCATCCAAGAGCTGCCTAGTCAG CAGCCATCCACCACACCAGCAGACGGTGCTGTGGTTGATCGCAGT TTGGAAGAGGTGGCTGTGAAGGGTTACGCCTGGAGTGGCGGAGGCAGAGAGGTAGTACGTGTCGATGTTTCTCTGGATGGAGGAAATACATGGCAGG GCCAACTGAGGAGCAGCGAGAAGGGACAAGCGCCTGAACCCTCGCCCCCACCGGGAAGAGCCTGGGCCTGGAAGCTGTGGGAGGTAACGGCTCCTCTTCCTACAGAGGCTCAGAAGTTGGAGATTGTTTGCAAGGCGGTT GATGACAGTTACAACATGCAGCCGGACACAGTTGCTCCG ATCTGGAATCTAAGGGGCGTGCTGAGTAACGCCTGGCACAGAGTGAGCGTGAATATCAGAGAGGATGAGACCGAGGAATAG